A single genomic interval of Lynx canadensis isolate LIC74 chromosome A2, mLynCan4.pri.v2, whole genome shotgun sequence harbors:
- the RASAL3 gene encoding LOW QUALITY PROTEIN: RAS protein activator like-3 (The sequence of the model RefSeq protein was modified relative to this genomic sequence to represent the inferred CDS: deleted 1 base in 1 codon) gives MDPSSPCKASQTQPAASSLLTSYRWHTGGDGEKVAGGSRWGRLAGWGRALSHQEPVVSSQPASRSLFRRVLSAPPKESRTSRLRLSKTLWGRHKSPPLEPEPEPEAPEPEPEPETPAPQIPEAPTPDVPIWNIGAFTLLDGKLVLLGSEEEGPRRPRLGSASSGGSIQVAMGSLRDPDRTPGKTEPEATGPNQVHNVRGLLKRLKEKKKARSELGANASRDGPPSALGSRESLATLSELDLGAERDVRVWPLHPSLLEEPHCFQVTWAGGRRCFSCRSAAERDRWIEDLRRHFQPSQDNLEREETWLSVWVHEAKGLPRAAAGTAGVRAELWLDGALLARTAPRAGPGQLFWAERFHFEALPPARRLSLRLRGAGPGGAALGRVALALEELGVPRAPAAGLERWFPLLGAPAGAALRARIRARRLRVLPSERYKELAEFLTFHYARLCGALEPALSAQAKEELAAAMVRVLQATGRAQALVTDLGTAELARSGGREALLFRENTLATKAIDEYMKLVAQDYLQETLGQVVRRLCASTEDCEVDPSKCPPPELPQHQARLRNSCEEVFQNIIHSYNWFPAELGTVFSGWREACKARGSEALGPRLVCASLFLRLLCPAILAPSLFGLAPEHPAPGPARALTLIAKVIQNLANSAPFGEKEAYMGFMNSFLEDHGPAMQQFLDQVAMVDVDAAPSGYQGSSDLALQLAVLHAQLCTIFAELDQATRDSLEPLPTILRAIEEGRPVPVTVPMRLPPPPAQVHASFSAGEKPGFLAPRDLPKHTPLISKSQSLRSVHGAGCWARPQPDEERPPRLPRPVQRTQSVPAGRPARRRPSAGPRPRPKSSLRAGPAPRGRPWTGASASLPRKPSVPWQRQLDQPRDRDQALGTHRPVGKLAELQCEVAALREEQKALSRLVESLGTDIRALMDRQEQLQGQLQDLDSRLRQGTSQLDPESGRPSGEDHRLKSLERRLAEMESTQVQLRNVVQSLQLLSRTPGSRSQSLPLKPPCINGDTT, from the exons ATGGACCCATCATCACCGTGTAAGGCCTCCCAAACCCAGCCTGCAGCTTCGTCCCTGCTAACCTCCTACCGCTGGCACACAGGGGGTGATGGGGAGAAAGTAGCTGGAGGGTCCCGCTGGGGCCGACTtgcaggctgggggagggcactAAGCCACCAGGAGCCCGTGGTCAGCAGTCAGCCAGCCTCTCGCTCGCTGTTCCGTCGTGTCCTCTCTGCGCCCCCCAAGGAATCACGCACAAGCCGCCTCCGGCTATCCAagaccctctgggggaggcaTAAGAGCCCACCGCTGGAACCAGAGCCAGAGCCGGAGGCCCCAG AGcctgagccagagccagagaCCCCTGCCCCACAGATCCCGGAGGCCCCCACACCTGACGTACCCATCTGGAACATTGGGGCCTTCACCCTGCTTGATGGGAAGCTGGTGCTGCTTGGCAGTGAGGAGGAG GGTCCTCGCCGGCCCCGGCTGGGGAGTGCTAGCTCTGGGGGCAGCATCCAGGTAGCCATGGGGAGCCTCAGGGATCCAG ATCGGACCCCCGGAAAG ACCGAGCCAGAGGCTACTGGCCCCAACCAGGTCCACAACGTTCGG GGATTGCTCAAGAggctgaaagagaagaaaaaggccaGGTCAGAGCTTGGAGCCAATGCCTCCCGGGATGG GCCTCCCAGTGCTCTGGGCTCTCGGGAATCGCTGGCCACGCTCTCCGAGCTGGACTTGGGTGCTGAGCGGGATGTGCGTGTCTGGCCACTGCATCCCAGCCTCCTGGAGGAGCCTCACTGTTTCCAG GTAACTTGGGCGGGCGGGAGACGCTGCTTTTCTTGTCGCTCCGCCGCTGAGAGAGACCGCTGGATCGAGGACCTTCGCCGCCACTTCCAACCCAGCCAG GACAACTTGGAGCGGGAAGAGACGTGGCTGAGCGTGTGGGTGCACGAGGCAAAAGGGCTGCCCCGAGCGGCGGCGGGGACAGCAGGCGTGCGCGCCGAGCTGTGGCTGGACGGCGCGCTGCTGGCGCGCACAGCGCCGCGGGCTGGCCCGGGCCAGCTCTTCTGGGCCGAGCGCTTCCACTTCGAGGCGCTGCCTCCGGCGCGTCGCCTGTCGTTACGGCTGCGCGGAGCTGGCCCAGGGGGAGCGGCGCTGGGCCGCGTGGCACTGGCACTGGAGGAGCTGGGCGTCCCCCGCGCGCCCGCCGCGGGCCTGGAGCGCTGGTTCCCGCTGCTCGGGGCGCCAGCAGGCGCAGCGCTGCGGGCGCGGATCCGGGCGCGGCGCCTGCGCGTGCTGCCGTCGGAGCGCTACAAGGAGCTGGCGGAGTTCCTCACCTTCCACTACGCGCGCCTCTGCGGGGCGCTGGAGCCCGCGTTGTCTGCCCAGGCCAAGGAGGAGCTGGCGGCTGCCATGGTGCGCGTGCTGCAGGCCACCGGCCGGGCGCAG GCACTGGTGACAGATCTGGGCACCGCAGAGCTGGCGCGCAGTGGAGGCCGTGAGGCGCTGCTGTTCCGGGAAAACACATTGGCCACCAAGGCCATCGATGAGTACATGAAGCTGGTGGCACAGGATTACCTCCAAGAGACTCTGG GGCAGGTCGTGCGGCGTCTCTGTGCTTCCACTGAGGACTGTGAAGTGGaccccagcaagtgccctccccCAGAGCTGCCACAGCACCAGGCCAGACTGCGAAACAGTTGTGAGGAAGTCTTCCAAAACATCATCCACTCCTACAA CTGGTTCCCAGCAGAGCTGGGCACTGTGTTCTCAGGCTGGAGAGAAGCATGCAAGGCCCGTGGCTCTGAGGCACTGGGCCCCCGACTGGTGtgtgcctctctcttcctgcGGCTCCTGTGTCCTGCCATCCTGGCACCCAGCCTCTTTGGTCTGGCACCAGAGCACCCCGCACCTGGCCCAGCCCGTGCCCTCACACTGATCGCCAAGGTCATCCAGAACCTCGCCAACAGTGCCCC GTTTGGTGAGAAGGAGGCCTACATGGGCTTCATGAATAGCTTCCTGGAGGATCATGGACCAGCCATGCAACAATTCCTGGACCAAGTGGCCATGGTGGATGTGGATGCAGCACCCAGTGGTTACCAGGGCAGCAGTGACCTAGCCCTCCAGCTGGCAGTCCTGCACGCCCAGCTCTGTACCATCTTTGCTGAACTTGACCAG GCAACCCGTGACAGCCTGGAACCCCTGCCCACCATCCTGCGAGCCATTGAGGAGGGCCGGCCTGTACCTGTGACTGTGCCAATGCgtctcccaccacccccagcccaaGTTCACGCCAG TTTCTCTGCAGGGGAGAAGCCAGGCTTCCTGGCTCCCCGGGATCTCCCCAAGCACACCCCGCTCATCTCCAAGAGCCAATCCCTACGCAGCGTTCACGGCGCAGGGTGTTGGGCGCGACCGCAGCCGGACGAAGAGCGGCCCCCGAGGCTGCCCCGGCCGGTGCAGCGCACGCAGAGCGTCCCTGCGGGCCGCCCCGCTCGTCGCCGCCCCTCTGCAGGGCCACGGCCACGACCCAAAAGCTCGCTACGCGCGGGGCCCGCTCCCCGCGGCCGGCCCTGGACCGGGGCCTCAGCATCGTTGCCTCGGAAGCCCTCGGTGCCGTGGCAGCGCCAGCTGGACCAACCGCGGGACAGAGACCAGGCGCTGGGCACGCACCGACCCGTGGGCAAG TTGGCAGAGCTGCAGTGTGAGGTGGCCGCCCTGCGCGAGGAACAGAAGGCTCTGTCCCGCCTCGTGGAGTCGCTGGGCACCGACATCCGGGCTTTGATGGATAGGCAGGAGCAGCTTCAGGGCCAGCTACAAGACCTGGACTCCAGGCTCCGCCAAGG GACCTCGCAGTTGGATCCAGAGAGTGGCCGTCCAAGCGGTGAGGATCACAGGCTGAAAAGTCTG GAGCGCCGCCTGGCTGAGATGGAGAGTACTCAGGTCCAGCTGAGGAATGTGGTGCAAAGCCTGCAGCTTCTTTCAAGAACGCCGGGATCCCGGAGCCAGTCCCTCCCCCTCAAACCACCGTGTATCAACGGAGATACCACCTGA
- the PGLYRP2 gene encoding LOW QUALITY PROTEIN: N-acetylmuramoyl-L-alanine amidase (The sequence of the model RefSeq protein was modified relative to this genomic sequence to represent the inferred CDS: inserted 5 bases in 5 codons; deleted 2 bases in 2 codons), giving the protein MVAQGGPLGPVWIAAAPEPGTATLPLLMDSVIQALAELEQKVPATKARHTASAWLLLAQESGPRDLVHHFLLEGRSPEATRLDPHQLSPELRGLTKDVVQHGVRAGQEYGVVLAPDGSTVAVEPLLVGLEAGLQGYRVVNLPLDSTASPRDAGATSADTEATVPDVRATSPGFRDALPDVISADVRAMYSNVRAADLDGQTTSPGVRPGSPDVPVTSLDVQAPSPGTKXKSPTTVDSLXVVTLARDLGLAFLQGPQTWSHSGLGTDGLLDQLSAPRTFTLLDSKASPVTMAFLNGALDGALLGDYRSRTPEPRLPLSHLLSQYYGAGVAGNLGLCSNLRRQNGAASDFSPYIDPAGVGALILLQKLEPTHPQLQGMSQEQLAQVATNATKEFTEAFLGCPAIHPRCRWGAAPYRGLPTPLQLPLGFLYVHHRXVPAPPCTDFAHCAADMRSMQRFHQDTXGWDDIGYSFVVGSDGYXYEGRGWHWVGAHTRGHNSRGFGVAFVGNYTAELPAKAALHIVQDVLPGCAVRAGLLRPDYQMLGHRQLVRTDCPGDALFDLLRTWPRFAANVKPRTARRASRRSRRKPPPMILPASDLQ; this is encoded by the exons ATGGTGGCCCAGGGTGGTCCTCTGGGTCCTGTTTGGATTGCTGCTGCGCCGGAGCCCGGGACAG CaaccctgcccctgctcatggaCTCTGTCATCCAGGCCCTGGCTGAGCTCGAGCAGAAGGTACCAGCCACCAAGGCCAGGCACACTGCTTCTGCATGGCTGCTGTTAGCCCAGGAGTCGGGTCCCCGCGATCTTGTCCATCACTTCCTGCTGGAGGGGCGGAGTCCCGAGGCCACCAGGCTGGATCCCCACCAACTGAGCCCAGAGCTTCGAGGTCTAACCAAGGACGTGGTCCAACATGGGGTTCGGGCCGGGCAGGAATATGGAGTTGTGCTGGCACCCGATGGCTCAACGGTGGCAGTGGAGCCTCTTCTggtggggctggaggcagggctgcAGGGGTACAGGGTTGTAAACCTGCCCTTGGACAGCACGGCCAGCCCTCGGGATGCTGGAGCCACCTCTGCAGACACTGAAGCCACGGTTCCCGATGTAAGAGCCACATCTCCAGGGTTCAGGGATGCCCTTCCAGACGTCATCTCTGCAGATGTCAGAGCCATGTATTCAAATGTGAGAGCCGCAGATCTAGATGGTCAAACC ACCTCTCCAGGTGTTAGACCTGGCTCTCCAGATGTCCCCGTCACCTCTCTGGATGTCCAAGCTCCCTCGCCAGGTACCA TCAAGTCCCCGACCACGGTGGACAGCC CGGTGGTCACCCTGGCCAGAGACCTGGGTCTGGCCTTCCTCCAGGGCCCTCAGACCTGGAGTCATTCAGGCCTGGGAACCGACGGTTTGCTGGACCAGCTATCTGCCCCCCGGACCTTCACACTCTTAGACTCCAAGGCATCGCCAGTCACCATGGCCTTCCTCAACGGTGCCCTGGATGGGGCCCTCCTAGGAGATTATCGAAGCCGAACTCCTGAGCCCCGGCTACCTCTCAGCCACCTACTGAGCCAATACTATGGTGCTGGGGTGGCTGGAAATCTAGGACTTTGCAGCAACCTCCGACGGCAGAACGGAGCTGCTTCTGACTTCAGCCCCTACATTGACCCAGCAGGTGTGGGGGCCCTCATCCTGCTACAGAAGCTGGAGCCAACACACCCTCAACTGCAGGGCATGAGCCAAGAACAGCTGGCACAGGTAGCGACCAACGCTACCAAGGAATTCACTGAGGCCTTCCTGG GGTGCCCGGCCATCCATCCGCGTTGCCGCTGGGGCGCAGCACCATATCGGGGCCTCCCGACGCCGCTGCAGCTGCCCCTCGGGTTCTTGTATGTACATCACC ACGTGCCGGCGCCACCCTGCACGGATTTCGCGCACTGCGCCGCCGACATGCGCTCGATGCAACGCTTCCACCAAGATA CGGGGTGGGACGACATCGGCTACAG TTTCGTGGTAGGCTCAGACGGCT GGTATGAGGGCCGCGGCTGGCACTGGGTGGGCGCGCACACACGCGGCCACAACTCCCGCGGCTTCGGCGTGGCCTTCGTGGGCAACTACACTGCGGAGCTGCCGGCGAAGGCTGCGCTTCACATCGTGCAGGACGTG CTCCCCGGCTGCGCCGTGCGCGCTGGCCTCCTGCGTCCAGACTACCAGATGCTTGGCCACCGCCAGCTCGTGCGCACTGACTGTCCTGGGGACGCGCTCTTCGACCTGCTGCGCACCTGGCCGCGCTTCGCTGCG AATGTGAAACCCAGAACAGCCAGGAGGGCTTCTAGAAGATCCAGAAGGAAGCCACCTCCAATGATCCTGCCAGCCTCAGACCTCCAATAA